A window from Peromyscus eremicus chromosome 1, PerEre_H2_v1, whole genome shotgun sequence encodes these proteins:
- the LOC131901214 gene encoding hemoglobin subunit beta-like, translating to MVHLTDAEKALVTGLWGKVKAEEIGAEALGRLLAVYPWTQRFFDSFGDLSSASAIMSNAKVKGHGKKVIDSFSEGLKHLDNLKGTFASLSELHCDKLHVDPENFKLLGNMIVIVMAHHLGKDFTPAAQAAYQKVVAGVATALAHKYH from the exons ATGGTGCACCTGACTGATGCTGAGAAGGCTCTGGTCACCGGCCTGTGGGGAAAGGTGAAAGCTGAGGAAATTGGTGCTGAGGCCCTGGGCAG GCTGCTGGCTGTCTACCCTTGGACCCAGAGGTTCTTTGACAGCTTTGGAGAcctgtcctctgcctctgctaTCATGAGTAATGCCAAGGTGAAGGGCCATGGCAAGAAGGTGATTGACTCCTTTAGTGAAGGCCTGAAACACCTGGACAACCTCAAGGGCACCTTTGCCAGCCTGAGTGAGCTCCACTGTGACAAACTGCATGTGGATCCTGAGAACTTCAAG CTCCTGGGCAATATGATCGTGATTGTGATGGCCCACCACCTGGGCAAGGATTTCACCCCCGCTGCACAGGCTGCCTATCAGAAGGTGGTGGCTGGTGTGGCCACTGCCCTGGCTCACAAGTACCACTAA